From Clarias gariepinus isolate MV-2021 ecotype Netherlands chromosome 2, CGAR_prim_01v2, whole genome shotgun sequence, one genomic window encodes:
- the LOC128509138 gene encoding trace amine-associated receptor 13c-like produces MNLTEFNQSDRCVHFSCPERSVSPAVYILLYVCSAAIILLTVCGNLLIIISVFHFKQLHTPTNMLVLSLAVSDFFVGIFLMPVMLIWTIESCWIFVRHFCSIYWLFSSLLVISIYTIASIAVDRYLALSNPFLYMNIVSVKITCIVIVCNWCLLMGYNITGLYFNGNFKSSVLCPGECFLFLNEFWSVIDFVLSFIFPLSVIIILYSLVFLIAKKHATAIRELNKHARPNAQKITSHSMKSERKAAKVLGILVSVFLVCLLPYVIHSLLVNVIELQLETFRNVLIILYFNSTINPFIYALFYPWFRRCIKLTITLQIFQTDSALINVL; encoded by the coding sequence ATGAACCTGACAGAGTTTAATCAGTCTGATCGCTGTGTGCATTTCTCCTGTCCAGAGAGATCTGTATCTCCTGCAGTttatatcttactgtatgtgtgttcagctgcCATCATTCTGCTAACAGTTTGTGGAAATCTGCTCAtcatcatctctgtttttcacttcaagcagcttcacacacctACTAACATGCTTGTGCTCTCTCTGGCTgtgtcagatttttttgttggcATTTTTCTAATGCCGGTAATGTTAATCTGGACTATTGAGTCATGCTGGATTTTTGTGAGGCATTTCTGTAGCATCTACTGGCTGTTTAGTAGTCTTCTCGTAATATCAATCTATACTATTGCTTCAATTGCTGTGGATCGGTATTTGGCTCTCTCAAACCCCTTTCTCTACATGAACATTGTCTCTGTAAAGATCACTTGCATTGTAATTGTTTGTAATTGGTGTCTACTGATGGGCTATAACATAACAGGCCTATATTTTAATGGGAATTTCAAAAGTTCTGTCTTGTGTCCTGGAGagtgttttctctttctcaatGAGTTTTGGTCTGTAATTGATTTTGTGTTatcctttatatttccactttctgTCATAATTATCTTGTATAGTCTAGTTTTTCTGATTGCAaagaaacatgccactgctatcAGAGAGCTTAATAAACACGCACGACCTAATGCACAGAAAATCACCTCACACTCCatgaaatctgagagaaaagcagctaaagtcctcggcattttagtgtctgtgtttcttGTATGTTTACTTCCATATGTTATTCACAGTTTATTAGTCAATGTTATTGAATTACAGTTAGAAACATTTAGGAACGTTttaattattctttattttaattccaCCATTAATCCATTTATATATGCTCTGTTTTACCCATGGTTTAGGAGGTGCATTAAACTAACTATAACTCTGCAAATATTTCAAACAGACTCTGCATTAATCAATGTTCTTTAA